The genomic DNA tgttctCTGTGTGTGTTTCACTAACTATATTACATAATTCAACTCCTCTTCTTCTTGTTCATCACACAGTAAAACACACACACAATCTTGAATAAAATGGCTACCACTCTTAATCTTCATCATTTTCCAGCTCAACAAGCACTCAAATCCAAGATTCTGCACAATAAAAAATACCCCATTTCAAGTTTCACTAAATTAAATGGTTTGTATATGGTACATGCATTTATATGTGTTTGTTATTGTGTTATTATTTATGTTAACTGTGTTTTTATTGTGTGTGTTTTTTTGATCAGGGTCTTATAGATTTTCTGGAATTAAATGTTCTTATTCGAATGGGAAAGTGCCTAATTCGAGTGAAGACGAGGAGgaggaaaagaagaagaagatccGGGCTGAATTGTCTGCTCGAATTGCTTCCGGAGAATTCACAGTTGAAAAATCAGGGTATGATCACATTTTTCATTTTTTCTAGTACTAGATGGTATGTTAATTGTTAATACTTTGCTTAGTGTTAAATATATGAAATACTTAAGTACATAGAGGCATAATTTGATAGATTACGATGTTTTGGGACCATTTTTATTAGAACCTTATCGAAGAATTGTAGCTCTCAGTTGTTAACAACCTAAAAAATAGATAATAATTTAATTGGTGTTAGCTTATTTTCCACTCATATGAGACTAGTTGGCAAGGAGAAAACTTTTTAAATACTTTCTTCAATTTACTATAATGAAGTATGAATATACAAAGCAATTTATAAATTTATCCTTGTTGTATTTTGTCCCTGGATGTAGTTTCCCGTCACAGTTGTTGGACGGTTTGTCAAAATTGGGGGTACCTAGTGAGGTTCTTGATGGCTTATCTAAGTGGATTGGTGGCGGTGAAGACTATCCAAAGATTCCAGAGGCAAAGGGCGCTATTAGTGCTATTAGAAGCGAAGCCTTTTTCATCCCTCTGTACGAGCTTTACCTCACTTATGGTGGAGTTTTTAGGTTGACATTTGGTCCTAAGGTCTAATTTTCTTTGCTATGTCATATATCTTGGGTTTAAGCTTTAATTTTCTTGATATTTGAAGCTTTAAAGTGTGTAAAAGTTCTCTTCACTGACAATAGAGTTTTGTTTATTATTTGCAGTCCTTCTTAATAGTTTCTGATCCTTCCGTAGCCAAGCATATATTGAGGGATAACTCCAAGGCTTATTCAAAAGTAAAGGAAATTTTAGGCTTTTGTTGTTTCTCTCTCATGTATCATGTTGTTTACTTATAAAGCAAAAATAATCCATAAATTAGTACGTCGTACAATTAGTTGCAACCAACATTGAATCCTAAGATCAACTTCCTTGAATATCCTTTTTATAGGGTATCTTGGCAGAAATTTTAGAGTTCGTGATGGGGAAGGGACTAATCCCAGCTGATGGGGAAATATGGCGTGTTAGACGGCGTGCTATAGTTCCGGCATTGCATCAGAAAGTATGATAGAGTTCTGTGGTATATTCAACTTTGAAAGATAAATTAGATTGCTAATATCATAAAATATGTTACTTTCTCAGTATGTAAGTGCAATGATAAGCATGTTTGGACAAGCAGCCGATCGGCTCTGTAGAAAGCTTGATGCTGCTGCATCTGATGCAGAGGATGTGGAGATGGAGTCACTTTTTTCCCGTTTAACATTGGATATTATCGGAAAAGCAGTCTTTAATTATGACTTCGACTCTTTAACAAATGACACTGGAATAGTAGAGGTAAGTTCTTTCATGAAATGATGTCTATTAGTTAAGTAGTGTCATAAGTAATGTACTTAACAGAAAAAAGAGAGTAAGTTATCTATATTTGAAAAAATATATCTAAATTGATCAAAGTTTATCTGACGGTGCTTTTGATGTACTAATGCATAAATATGGATAGAGTAGGCTGTATACACTGTCCTGCGAGAAGCCGAAGATAGAAGTGTTTCCCCAATCCCATTTTGGGAAATCCCCATTTGGAAAGATATTTCGCCAAAGCTTAAAAAGGTGAATTCAGCGCTTGAGCTGATAAATGGAACGCTGGATGATCTAATTGCTATTTGCAAGGTAAAGCGCCAGATTTAAAATTTTTGATTATCATTTTGTCACTATGTATTTTTCGTCTCTTTTATCATTGTTGATATAGACATTAGGACCACAGGTGCTTTTATTATGCTATTTTTTTTCTACCTGAATCCAATTGTCTCCTTTGGCAATCTATATGAGAAAAGAACTTGCTGGTGGACAAATTAGGCAGGTCACAGTCTGTTAGTTAAGCCTAATACTCTTGATCTATGAGCCACAAATCCTTGCAACACCACAACAGATAAAAGCAGCTAGAATGAAACATCTCAGCATACAAACATATGGACCAGTCTTTGTTTATATGTCAATCTATGAAATATGATCTCCAATATTACCAGAACTTGCATGCTTGGCACTGTGATATACTAGGAAAAGATCGAGATCATGCAAACGCAGGGAAATATGCCTAGACCAATATTATTAGGAAGAATATGCCGACAAAACTTAAGAGTGGACTTGAATTACACAAATATAGAAAGACACTATATGTCATTTTAGGGAAATGTAGCATTTGAACATAAAATTGTATTTAGTATGTCTCAGCCGCTGCCTTTTACGATTTATAGTGGTAAAACATGTTTTGACCAGATTTGATGAACAAATAATATGTTTAGAAAGTAATTGTTTAATTAACAAGACACGCCCGAATTTCATTATCTTAAACTCCTTGAAAAGAAGCCTCTCCTTTCTGTCTCCTCACTTATAGTCATCTTGGCCTTATGCTTGGCATTTTCATGTATCTTTTGTGTTCCATTTAAGCATTCTTTGTTTATGTCATATATTTTATCAATTTAATCACTAGAAAAAAATGAATCTAAAATTTATGTGGACTCACGGGACTTCATATAATAGTAAAATTTATTAACTAGTAGCTCTTGCCTGGAGTTTCTTAGTAAATACTTTACATTATTATTTTGAATCTGCTAAGAGCAAGTATTGATTTAGAAACATATCCCCTATTCCCCACTGGAACACATTTTTTGAAGATAAAGTATTATCAATTTCATTCCCACATTGGACATGCTTCTTTTTGAGCCACGTTCATTTTAATTCAATATACGTGTCAAATCTTATAATTTAATATACGTGTCAAATGTATCTGCAGAGGATGGTAGATGAAGAAGAGTTGCAATTTCACGAAGAGTACATGAATGAAAAAGATCCTAGTATTCTCCATTTTTTGTTGGCATCTGGAGATGATGTATGACTTAAGTATTTATATTTTtactattatatttataatacTATTTTAGTTTCATGTTAAAGTTCCGCACTGCTCTGCAGGTCTCAAGTAAGCAGCTCCGTGATGATCTGATGACAATGCTTATAGCTGGACATGAAACCACTGCAGCAGTGTTGACATGGACGTTTTATCTTCTTTCCAAGGTGTGAATTGGCCTGCAGAGTAAATGTTTAATTAGCAGCAGAACCAGATTTAATTTGtgtttttaaatatatatttatgaattataattaTTGGAATACTTAGTGAAGTACATTATAGATGGCTATAGATCTCTGTACGTATACAGACTTTCTTTCGGAAATAAGATTTTCTTAGACTTCTAGTAAGCATAGTCATAAAAATGTTATCTCATAAGCTCAAATGCTTGATGCTTCTATGTTCTGTTTAGTATACTTCTCTACTAGAAGTTTCAGAGAATTCTCTACATTAGCCAATTAGGTATTCAATTTACttactatttttattttttggCTGCAGGAACCTAGCGCCATGCTGAAGCTTCAAAATGAGGTAAACTTATATCAGTGATAAAACAAACATTAATTTGAAGTTCACCTACAAGGTAAAGAGATTAGGGGATTAGCAGTCTAGCTCATTGTGAAAATGCAGTTGCACATAAtgtataaaaaataaaatttgaggGGAGAAGCACAATGTTGAATGCAGGACTTCTGAGCTACATATTTTAATGAATTGGCTCAGGTTCCAAGGATCCTTTAACTATAATGTATCTGACCTTGTATTTAATTTTCACTGTTCATAGGTTGATTCAGTTCTAGGGGATAGAATTCCGACCATTGAAGATATGAAGAAACTTAAGTACACAACTAGAGTGATTAATGAAGTAAGAAACGTCCTGCTGTCTCTTTTAACTACACATTTGCTACGAACTTATGTTCTGTTTATCTTTACTTCGCTGTTTCTTAATCTATTTCCAGTCTTTGAGGCTCTACCCACAACCACCTGTTCTGATTCGACGTTCTCTTGAAGATGACAAACTTGGCGAGTATCCAATAAAAAGGTTAGATAAATACAGTCATAGAGAAAATAAATTTAGTAAGCTATAGTGCCTAGAATATATAATCTGATTAATATAAAGACTCTGATATCATGTAATGCGAAATTATCTTGTGTAGACTCTGATTAATGATTAAGCTACgtaaaatcaaagaaaaaataCTAGGGATTTTCTGGCTCTGTACCACTTTATATAGGCCAAGGTCAAGAAAAAGGTTGAACATGACATAAAACCTATCTGAGTAAAGAATCAGTGGAACCATAGAGATACAGAATAAGTCCTTACAATTTAGAATTCGTAAATTCATTATTTATGGTTATTAATAGGGTTTTACATACAAATCTTATTACAAGGAAGCTGAGTAGTTTCTACCCTTAaaaaagaagaagatgaagaaggaaGCTAAGTACTTTCCTACTGAAAAGAAATGTAGTTCTAGTGTATATCGACTTTCCAATTGTAATCTGGTACCATACATAAATGAAGCAAACGATTCATTCTATTACCCTACTATCAAAATCTAAAATTGTTTCTAATAAT from Apium graveolens cultivar Ventura chromosome 5, ASM990537v1, whole genome shotgun sequence includes the following:
- the LOC141659612 gene encoding protein LUTEIN DEFICIENT 5, chloroplastic isoform X1, with the translated sequence MATTLNLHHFPAQQALKSKILHNKKYPISSFTKLNGSYRFSGIKCSYSNGKVPNSSEDEEEEKKKKIRAELSARIASGEFTVEKSGFPSQLLDGLSKLGVPSEVLDGLSKWIGGGEDYPKIPEAKGAISAIRSEAFFIPLYELYLTYGGVFRLTFGPKSFLIVSDPSVAKHILRDNSKAYSKGILAEILEFVMGKGLIPADGEIWRVRRRAIVPALHQKYVSAMISMFGQAADRLCRKLDAAASDAEDVEMESLFSRLTLDIIGKAVFNYDFDSLTNDTGIVEAVYTVLREAEDRSVSPIPFWEIPIWKDISPKLKKVNSALELINGTLDDLIAICKRMVDEEELQFHEEYMNEKDPSILHFLLASGDDVSSKQLRDDLMTMLIAGHETTAAVLTWTFYLLSKEPSAMLKLQNEVDSVLGDRIPTIEDMKKLKYTTRVINESLRLYPQPPVLIRRSLEDDKLGEYPIKRDEDIFISIWNLHRCPQRWEDADKFNPERWPLDGPNPNETNQAFSYLPFGGGPRKCVGDMFASFEAIVAVAMLVRRFNFQMALGAPPVKMTTGATIHTTEGLNMTVTRRIKPPAMTVETSSLKDDSSINMRREAIVDQKDKVSAASS
- the LOC141659612 gene encoding protein LUTEIN DEFICIENT 5, chloroplastic isoform X2: MATTLNLHHFPAQQALKSKILHNKKYPISSFTKLNGSYRFSGIKCSYSNGKVPNSSEDEEEEKKKKIRAELSARIASGEFTVEKSGFPSQLLDGLSKLGVPSEVLDGLSKWIGGGEDYPKIPEAKGAISAIRSEAFFIPLYELYLTYGGVFRLTFGPKSFLIVSDPSVAKHILRDNSKAYSKGILAEILEFVMGKGLIPADGEIWRVRRRAIVPALHQKYVSAMISMFGQAADRLCRKLDAAASDAEDVEMESLFSRLTLDIIGKAVFNYDFDSLTNDTGIVEAVYTVLREAEDRSVSPIPFWEIPIWKDISPKLKKVNSALELINGTLDDLIAICKRMVDEEELQFHEEYMNEKDPSILHFLLASGDDVSSKQLRDDLMTMLIAGHETTAAVLTWTFYLLSKEPSAMLKLQNEVDSVLGDRIPTIEDMKKLKYTTRVINESLRLYPQPPVLIRRSLEDDKLGEYPIKRDEDIFISIWNLHRCPQRWEDADKFNPERWPLDGPNPNETNQAFSYLPFGGGPRKCVGDMFASFELS